The Fimbriimonadaceae bacterium nucleotide sequence TCGTCCGCGACCTCGTTCAGGATCGCCGAGAGGTCACGCCCGCGCTCGATGCGCAGCACGGTGGGAGTGCCCCGGTCGTGCAGCCGCTTCCGGGCGGTTTCCAGCCCGATGGCGGCGGCTTCCTCCTTCTCCGGCATCGGGGCCGTGACGGGCTTTTCCCGCGGGACGATGATCGGGGCGACGACGACCGCCTTAGCCGGCATCGATTCGACCAGTTCCTCCAAAACGTCAAGGAGGTGGGCATCGTCGCGGGTCACGCTGAGGCAGGCGACGATGTGGCGGTCGAAAGCCTTGAGCGACTCTTTCTTCCTTCGGGGGCCGTGCTCCTCGTCCTCGACCAAGAGGTCGAGCGAACGGCGGGCGTCATCGACCGTCTTGACGACGGGGAGTTGGGACCGCACGTTCGGCACCTGGCGCAAGACCTCCATGACATGCTCGGGGACGGCCGCGACGATGATGCGGGCGTCCTCGAACTTGTTCACGAACTCTATGGCGTCGATGAAGGTCTCCGCTCCTTCCTGCGTGACCTCGGTGATGTCGCTGCAGTCGATGATGACGCCGGTGGGGTGGCGCTTCAGCGTCAGCGAGATCGCCGTGTGGATCGTCTCCCAAAAGTTCGAGCGAAGCGGCCCGGAGAGACGGATGACGTCTTCGTAAGACTCGACGATCATAAGAGCTAGCGGAGGAAGTAGCGGACGTTCGTGACGACCACGTTCTTGCGCGAGGCGAGGGCGGTCTTCAATTGGGCGGCCGCGTTATTGTGTAGGATGGCATGCCAGGGATATTTGGGCACGGCCTGGGGCACGATGACAGTCACGACCAAGTCCGGATCCTCTGCGATCATCTGGTCCACGTAGTCGGTGACGGGATCCACCAGTGACCGGTAGGGCGAGTCCAAGATCACCAGCGGGAGGTCTTCGCCGAACTCTTCCCAGGCTTTCTTGAGACTTTCGGCGCTGGAGCCGTCGAGGGTCACGTGCAACGCGCGGACGTCCGCCGTGCTGGCCCGAGCATAGGCGATCGCGCTCAGGATGCCTTTGTGCAACCTCGGCACCAACAGGAGAGCCGCCGTCTTGTACTTGGGAATCACGTCGTCCGGAGCCAAGTTCAGTTCGTTCGCCAGATACTTGTAGTGCTTGCTGATCGCCTGGAAAAGGAACAGCATCGCGGCCAGCGCGATCACGATCAGGTAAGCGCCCTCTTCCCACTTCGTGACAAGCAGGATGCCCGTCACGATGAACGTGACCAGGGCGCCGAACCCGCTGATCGACATTTGCCAGGCCTTCTTGCGGGCGGAGCCGGTCGCGCCCTCGGCCAGGGCCTGCTTCCGCTCGGTCCAGAGCTTCATCGCCATGCCTGCCTGGCTCAACGTGAAGGAGATGAAGACGCCCATCGCATAGAGCGGGATCAAACTGTGGGTGTCCGCGTTGTAGAAGACGATGAGCGCCACCGCGAACAGAGAAAGCAGGACGATGCCGTTCTGGAAAACGAGGCGGTCGCCCAGCGACATCAGCTGCCGGGGGAGGAAGTTGTCCCGGGCGACGAAGCTGGCCAAGCGGGGGAAATCGGCGTAAGCCGTGTTCGCAGCCAGGAACAGGATCGTGGCCGTCGCGACAAGAGTCAGGCGGAAGAGCCAGGAGCCGTCGCCAAAGTGCAGGCTCGCCAGCTGCGCGACCACCGTCTGGTATCCCGGGGCATCGGCGGCCATGGGGACGATGCCGTAGTGCATTGCGGACCAGCTGACGCCCAAGAACATGGTGAGCAACAAACCGACCATGAGGATCAGGGTCAGGCCGGCGTTCCGGGGCGCCGGGTCCTTGAAGGCAGGCACACCGTCCGCGATCGCCTCCGTCCCCGTGAGCGCCGTACACGAGGCGGCAAAGGCCCGCAGGAGGAGGAGCACGTTGATCGCGTGCCACCCTTCGGCCGGAGCGGTGAGCCCCTGGGGCGGGATGTGTGGCGACCCTGCCCCCCTCATCAAGCTCGTCCCGATGAGCGCCAGCATCATGACGACAAAGAAGTAAGTCGGTATGGCGAACAGCGCGCCGCTCTCTTTCGCGCCACGCAGGTTCGCCAGGCCCAAGAGGGCGATGGCCGCGACGCCGATAGGGACGGCGAAGGGTTGGACGCCCGGCGCCATCGAAACGATGGCGGCAATGCCAGAACTGACTGAGACCGCGACCGTGAGGACGTAATCGATCAACAAAGAGGCCCCAGCGATCTTGGCCGCCCCTTTCCCAAGGTTCTCGGACGAGACGATATAAGTGCCGCCACCTTTCGGATAGGCCTGGATCGTCTGGAAGTAGCTGAAGCCCACAATGAGCATCAGAACGCCGAGCCAGGCGCTCACCTTTAGCAGGTATTGGAGTCCGACCGGCCCCGCCAAGACGAGGACCAACATGATCTCCTCGCTCGCATAAGCGACCGAAGAGAGCGCGTCCGAGGCGAAGACGGCGAGCCCAAAAGGAACGATGAGCTTCTCGTGGTGGGCCCGCTTTGTAGCGATCGGCCGCCCCAGCAATATCCGCTTAAGCCGTGATATCCCCGTCATAGCTCGGCTGACCGCGCCGTCAACGCCTTGCTATCCTAGCACCCGACGCGTTTCCGTGATGCGCAGGTCGGGGTCTAACGTCAGCCAAACACGAGGGTCCAGGCTCAGGCCGGGGGCCGCCCTGCGGGGGTTGAGACAGCAAAGGCGGATCGCGGTCTCTGCGCCGAAGTCCTCCCACAAGAATCGGAAACTGTCATACAGCGTCGACGCGCTCCCCGCCAAAGTGCCGTCTTCCAAGCTGACGACGCCCTTGACCACGGACGCCTTGTGGCCCCACAGCTCGAACTCGCTCCGGTTGGGCAGCCCTGCGCCCGCGGCAGCGTCGCTGACCGCCACGATCTTCTCCAGCGGCTTGCACTTGAAGAGGAGCTCCGCCGCCTCCTTCGCGACGTGGACCCGGTCGTAGACCAGCTCGCAGGTCAGATCGGGGTTGGTGAGGGCGTAGCCGACGATGCCCGGGCTGCGATGGTGGAAGGGGCGCATCGCGTTGAACATATGGGTCACGTTCGAGGCTCCGAATTCGAAGCCGATCCGCGCCTCGTCGTAATCGGCGTCGGTGTGGCCCATCGAGACGGTGACGTTCCGGTCGCGCAACCGCGAGATGAGGGCCGTCGCATTGGGCAGTTCGGGAGCCAAGGTCACCAGCTTGAGCCGCGGGTCGTTCAAGACGTCGTCCCATTCGCCCGGGCCGCTCGGAGGGAGGGCGATCGCTTCCTTGGGCTGCGCACCGGCCCTCGCGGGGCTAATGAAAGGGCCTTCCATGTGAAAGCCCGCCACCATCGGATCTTCAGGCAAGAGGCTCAAGAACCGTTGGACACCCATCACCGAGCTTGCGACCGTCGTGGGAAGCAGCGACTCATATCCCTGCCGACACAGGGCGTCCAGCCACTTACGCCAGCCTTCCGAGTCGGCCGTCATGCCGTCGACTCCCACCCCGCCGTGAGCGTGGATGTCAACAAAGCCGGGGACCAGCGTCCCTTCGGGCTTCTTGGTCACCCTTTCGAGGATCGGCCCACCCTCGTCCCATTCGACAAGATAAGCCCCAAAACCCTGCGGACCAAGGGCATCAAGAACCTGGCTCACTGGGCGCGAGCGTACCCCTCGGTCGCCCGGACAATCGCGCCCTCAAGCTCCAAAATTGTCAGGGCGGAAAGCACGCGGCCGGGGGCGAGACCCGTCGATTCGGCAAGCTTTTCGACCGAAAGCGGCTGACCGACCAACGCTCCGAAAACGGCCGCCTCGTCGCCGCCGAAGGCGGACGGGTCGAACTCCTGCCCAGGGGAAGCCTGCAGCCCCAAGCTCCGCAGGACTTGCCCCGGGTCGTCCGCTAACACCGCCCCTCGGCGGATCAAGGCGTGCGAGCCGACGAAGCTCGGTTGGTTCGCGGGGCCGGGGACGACGAAGGTCGTTCGGCCCGCTTCCCGAGCGTGCTTGGCGGTGATGAGGGCGCCGCTCTCGGACGGCACCTCGACCAAGATCACGGCCCTGCAAAGCCCGGCGACGACGCTGTTCCGACCCGGGATCCAATGCTTCTTCGGCCCGACCCCGCACGGGTAACGGCTCATGAGCGCCCCCCTTTCGCGGATCTTCGCGTAGAGCTGGGCGTGGCGGCTGGGATAGACCACGTCCACGCCGCAGGGGAGGACCGCGAGGGTCGCGCCCCCCGCCTCCATCGCAGCCTCGTGGGCTGCGCGGTCAATGCCCACCGCCCCGCCGCTCACCACCGTCGCGCCGGCTTGGGCAAGCTCGCCCGCGAAGCGCCGCGCCATCGCAAGCCCATAGGTGCTCGCCGTCCGCGTTCCCACGATGGCCACCATCGGCCGATCGAGGCACCGAAGGTCTCCGTCGACGAAGACGGCAGGGGGAGGCGAAGGCGCCCGCAAAAGCAAGGACGGCAAGCGGTCGCCGAAGAGCACCTCGGCCCCGCCCAGGAGAGCGCGCTCGGCGGCAGTGGCGTCATGGGCCGCCATCGCCTGGCGCTGTCGCTCGCTGGCACCGGGCCAAGCGAGAAGGAACGCTTCAGGGTCGGGGGAGGAAGACGCTCCGGCCGCGGCCCGGGACGCCTGTTCGACGCCCAGTTCCGCGGCCAAGATCCGCGACCAGAAGGCCGCGGAAAGTTCGCTAGGTCTAGCCGCCTCCGGCTGCCCCGCCACGCCTTCTGCCACCTGCGCCGCCGGTTCCCTCGGTCGCCGACTTGCGGGGCGCGAGGCCGGTTGCGGCCAGAGTGTTGTCAACGCTTACATTCACGGTTTGAGTGGCCTCGTTGCCAAGCCAGTCCTTGGCGACCACCCGGATCTCGTGTCGCCCGTCGGTCAGGGGCTGGTTCCGGCCGCCCGCCGCGATCTTCACGCTGAGGTAGCCGTCCCGCGAGTAGACGCCTTCGTACTCCTTGTCGTCCACGTAGACCTTCAGGCTCGAAGAGTTCACGCCGGACGAGGCGTCATCGATCTGGAAGAGGAACTCCAGGGGCGCCGCGCCGGAGATCTGTTCGCCACGGCGGGGCCAGAGCATCGAGATCTCCGGCGGGGTGAGATCCACGCCGAGTCGGCTGTCGAAAGCGACCAGGCTGCCGTCGCGAAGCAGCACCAGCATCGTCGAGCCGCTCTCGGCGGCCGGGCCGGAAGCCGTCACGAACCGGGCAGGCGGGGTGTCGCCCCCACCGTCCGCAGCCACCTTAAAGAGCGGCGGGACGATGTAGTTGAAGACGATGTCGCCCGTGGTCGGGTCGAGCACGTTCACGGAACCGTTCGTCGTCGGGACGACGACCCACTTGCCGACGAACCCAGGTGAATTGACCGGCAGCGACTCCAAGTTGATCCCCGCGCGGAAGACCGGCTTCAGGTTCGCGTCGAACGTGAAGACGTACCCGTCGTCCGAGACCACCGCCACCCCGTTCGCGCTGACGGCCGGGCCGAAGGAAAGGGTCTTGTCCAGCCGCACCTCGCCTTTGCGGCCGCCGCTTGCCGCTCGGATCGCGGAGATATAGTTGCCGCTGGCGACATAGATGGAGTCGCCGTAGGCGACGAGCTGGGTCGCCGCGCTGAGGCTGCGCAGGCCGATGCGCCAATTCTCCTTCTTGGTGGCGACGTTCATCGAGATGATCTGCGGCTCGTTCGTCATGTAAATGACGCTGTCTTGCCAGGCGGCCAGGTTCGGATAGATCCCGTTGGCGGCCTTCACCGGCTGGGGCCAAAGGGGGCTGCCGCTGTCCAAGTTCAGCGCGACCAGGCTGCGGTCGGTGGTCGCATAGACCACGGCGTTGCCCGCGATGACCGGGGTGCCTGCGACGGGGGCTTCGGCCGGGTGCTGCCACTTCAGGGCGCCCGTCGCCTTGTCCACGGCATAGACGATTCTGGCATCGGTGGCGCCAACGATCAAGTTGCCGGCAAGGGCCGCACCAGTTCGGAAGTTGCCGTCCAGAGGCTCGGCGACCGGGAAGCGCCAGTTCTGGTTGCCGGTCTTGCGGTTCACGCTATAGATGCGGCCTCCGACGGCGACGAAGACTTGGTCGCCGTCGACAAGCGGCGCTCCAGCAGGCGGGGCCGAAGTTGTCTCGGCCCATCGCCAGGCCACGGGGGCGACCCCGTCGAACTGGGCGACGGCGGAAGCGGCGAGGCCCGCAAGGGCCAGCACGGCGGTTGGGATTCTCGAAGACATCGTTTCTGCGTCCTGTAACTCTTCTCGGCCGGCAAGGTCACCGGACTCCGGCGCAGTCTACCGAAGGACGACGGGGGCCGTGCCGAGGGGTTCGTCCCTTATTGGACGCTTTCCACCCCAATTCAGTACGCGGGCCTGAAAAAGGACGCACCGCGCCGATAATCGGAAGGTATCCTACGCGCCTGGTAAGGGCCTATAGCTCAGCTGGTTAGAGCGCACCCCTGATAAGGGTGAGGTCACTAGTTCGAATCTAGTTAGGCCCACCAATCCCCGAGCCACCGCTAACGCGCGAATCGCTATACTCACCGGGCAGATGGCAAGGAAAAAAGCCCCCGATGACGCAGGCGAGGCGAGGGAGACCCCCCGAGGGACGACCGGCCGAAGGCTCACCCCCGAAGACCTAAGTCGCCTCCCTTGGCGCTCGGTCGGACCCGCTGTCATGGGCGGCCGTGTCAGCGACCTCTGCTTCGAGCCCGGCAACCCTAAGACCTTTTACATGGGCTTCGCGACCGGCGGGCTCTGGGTCACGAAGAACCGTGGGACGACCTTCGAGCCCATTTTCGACAAGGTGCTTGAGACGTCCTCGATCGGTTCCGTCGCGGTGGTCCGGCTACCCGGGACCCCTGTCAGCACGGAGGCGGAGCCGCCCGCCGGAGCCCAGCCGAAGGCGGCCGCGAAGACGGCCTCGATGATGGACGAACCGCTCGGCGACGCCCCCGGGCAAGCGCCGTCGGGCGGAGACCAAGTCCCCATGCCCGAGCCGGTCGCGGCAAGCAAGGGCTTCCGCATCTGGGTCGGCACCGGCGAAGGCAACGGGCGGAACTCCAGCAGCTGGGGCAACGGCGTCTACCGCAGCGACGACGGCGGCAAGAATTGGGTGCACTGTGGGCTGGAGGACAGCCACGATATCCCGCGCCTCGTCGTGGACCCACGCGACCCTGACGTCTGCTATGTCGCTGCCCTCGGGCACCTTTGGGGCGCGAACCCCACCCGGGGCGTCTACAAGACCACCGACGCGGGCCGGACTTGGGAGCCCGTGCTCCAGATCGACGACCAGACCGGGTGCTGTGAGATCGCGATCGACCCAGAAAACCCCGACACGCTTTTCGCCGCGATGTACCACCGTCGCCGCACCCCTTACAGTTTCACCAGCGGTGGCCCGCAGGGCGGGCTCTTCAAGACGACCGACGGCGGCCGAACCTGGAGAAAGCTGGCGGGCGGGCTGCCCGAAAAGACGGGGCGCATCGGCCTCGACGTGTTTCCCGGCGACAGCCGCATCCTAGTGGCCGTGGTCGAAGCGACCGAGGGCGGGGCGAACTCGATCCGCGACGACCGCATGCGCGGGGGAGGAGTCTTCCGCAGCGAGGACGGCGGCGAGACCTGGGCCCGCTTCAGCGTGCGCAGCCCCCGCGCCTTCTACTTCAGCAAGGTCCGGTTCGACCCCAAGGACAGCCAGCGTGTCTACATGCTGGGCTGGACCTGCGAGGTCAGCGACGATGGAGGGCGGACGTTCCGCCAATTCCAGGCGAACCTGCTCCACGCCGACCACCACGCCATCATCATCGCGCCGGACGACCCCGAGCACATTGTGATCGGCACCGACGGAGGCACCTCCCAATCGTTCGACCGAGGCGCCACCTGGGATTTCCTGAACACGATCGCGACGGGGCAGTTCTACAACATCAGCCTTGACATGGGCGACCCATACCGCATCATCGGCGGCCTGCAGGACAACGGTACGTGGATCGGCCCCAGCGCCGGAGCCCGAGAGGTCGAGGCGGACAAGGCGGCCAAGACCCCCGCCACCGGGATCACGAACGCCGAGTGGCAGTATGTGAACTGGGGCGACGGCTTCCACGCCGACTTCGACCCGGAGGACCCGGACATCGTCTACGCCGAATGGCAGGGCGGCA carries:
- a CDS encoding APC family permease, which encodes MTGISRLKRILLGRPIATKRAHHEKLIVPFGLAVFASDALSSVAYASEEIMLVLVLAGPVGLQYLLKVSAWLGVLMLIVGFSYFQTIQAYPKGGGTYIVSSENLGKGAAKIAGASLLIDYVLTVAVSVSSGIAAIVSMAPGVQPFAVPIGVAAIALLGLANLRGAKESGALFAIPTYFFVVMMLALIGTSLMRGAGSPHIPPQGLTAPAEGWHAINVLLLLRAFAASCTALTGTEAIADGVPAFKDPAPRNAGLTLILMVGLLLTMFLGVSWSAMHYGIVPMAADAPGYQTVVAQLASLHFGDGSWLFRLTLVATATILFLAANTAYADFPRLASFVARDNFLPRQLMSLGDRLVFQNGIVLLSLFAVALIVFYNADTHSLIPLYAMGVFISFTLSQAGMAMKLWTERKQALAEGATGSARKKAWQMSISGFGALVTFIVTGILLVTKWEEGAYLIVIALAAMLFLFQAISKHYKYLANELNLAPDDVIPKYKTAALLLVPRLHKGILSAIAYARASTADVRALHVTLDGSSAESLKKAWEEFGEDLPLVILDSPYRSLVDPVTDYVDQMIAEDPDLVVTVIVPQAVPKYPWHAILHNNAAAQLKTALASRKNVVVTNVRYFLR
- a CDS encoding amidohydrolase family protein; translation: MSQVLDALGPQGFGAYLVEWDEGGPILERVTKKPEGTLVPGFVDIHAHGGVGVDGMTADSEGWRKWLDALCRQGYESLLPTTVASSVMGVQRFLSLLPEDPMVAGFHMEGPFISPARAGAQPKEAIALPPSGPGEWDDVLNDPRLKLVTLAPELPNATALISRLRDRNVTVSMGHTDADYDEARIGFEFGASNVTHMFNAMRPFHHRSPGIVGYALTNPDLTCELVYDRVHVAKEAAELLFKCKPLEKIVAVSDAAAGAGLPNRSEFELWGHKASVVKGVVSLEDGTLAGSASTLYDSFRFLWEDFGAETAIRLCCLNPRRAAPGLSLDPRVWLTLDPDLRITETRRVLG
- the dprA gene encoding DNA-processing protein DprA; its protein translation is MAEGVAGQPEAARPSELSAAFWSRILAAELGVEQASRAAAGASSSPDPEAFLLAWPGASERQRQAMAAHDATAAERALLGGAEVLFGDRLPSLLLRAPSPPPAVFVDGDLRCLDRPMVAIVGTRTASTYGLAMARRFAGELAQAGATVVSGGAVGIDRAAHEAAMEAGGATLAVLPCGVDVVYPSRHAQLYAKIRERGALMSRYPCGVGPKKHWIPGRNSVVAGLCRAVILVEVPSESGALITAKHAREAGRTTFVVPGPANQPSFVGSHALIRRGAVLADDPGQVLRSLGLQASPGQEFDPSAFGGDEAAVFGALVGQPLSVEKLAESTGLAPGRVLSALTILELEGAIVRATEGYARAQ
- a CDS encoding PQQ-binding-like beta-propeller repeat protein; this translates as MLALAGLAASAVAQFDGVAPVAWRWAETTSAPPAGAPLVDGDQVFVAVGGRIYSVNRKTGNQNWRFPVAEPLDGNFRTGAALAGNLIVGATDARIVYAVDKATGALKWQHPAEAPVAGTPVIAGNAVVYATTDRSLVALNLDSGSPLWPQPVKAANGIYPNLAAWQDSVIYMTNEPQIISMNVATKKENWRIGLRSLSAATQLVAYGDSIYVASGNYISAIRAASGGRKGEVRLDKTLSFGPAVSANGVAVVSDDGYVFTFDANLKPVFRAGINLESLPVNSPGFVGKWVVVPTTNGSVNVLDPTTGDIVFNYIVPPLFKVAADGGGDTPPARFVTASGPAAESGSTMLVLLRDGSLVAFDSRLGVDLTPPEISMLWPRRGEQISGAAPLEFLFQIDDASSGVNSSSLKVYVDDKEYEGVYSRDGYLSVKIAAGGRNQPLTDGRHEIRVVAKDWLGNEATQTVNVSVDNTLAATGLAPRKSATEGTGGAGGRRRGGAAGGG